A single Triticum dicoccoides isolate Atlit2015 ecotype Zavitan chromosome 2A, WEW_v2.0, whole genome shotgun sequence DNA region contains:
- the LOC119358729 gene encoding uncharacterized protein LOC119358729, protein MLEPSKKMVKRHTVLLLLVFVIMFSYNVLEGGAYQNQVAFSRKELKAEQKVSFTGMDPSLGGQVSGATDAGGASNNAEISNAKTTAATESHRDVSWDQFRGIIIHTHQVKKP, encoded by the exons ATGCTTGAACCAT CGAAGAAAATGGTGAAGAGACATACCGTTCTCCTACTACTTGTCTTTGTAATTATGTTCTCCTACAATGTCCTGGAGGGTGGTGCATACCAGAACCAAGTGGCATTCTCTCGCAAAGAGCTGAAAGCAGAGCAGAAAGTATCCTTTACTGGAATGGATCCATCGCTTGGCGGGCAGGTTTCCGGCGCGACCGATGCAGGAGGTGCAAGCAATAACGCTGAAATATCAAATGCTAAAACTACTGCTGCCACGGAGTCCCACCGCGACGTCTCATGGGATCAGTTCCGTGGTATCATCATCCACACCCACCAGGTCAAGAAACCATAA
- the LOC119358728 gene encoding defensin Tk-AMP-D1.1-like yields the protein MESSHKLFQAIAILLLLLVATEVVPAQARECETESERFNGLCFVSANCAGVCGAEGFTGGKCSGLKRSCMCTKEC from the exons ATGGAGTCATCACACAAGCTTTTCCAGGCCATTGccatcctcctcctgctcctcgtcgCCACCG AGGTGGTGCCAGCGCAGGCACGAGAGTGTGAGACAGAGAGCGAGCGGTTCAACGGGCTGTGCTTCGTGTCCGCAAACTGCGCCGGTGTGTGCGGTGCGGAGGGGTTCACCGGCGGCAAGTGCTCCGGCTTGAAGAGGAGCTGCATGTGCACGAAGGAGTGCTAG